GGCTCTTTTTTCTCTTTGAGTTGCTGCTACTATTTTATCTAATTCAATAGCTGTAGCTTTGATTAATTCTTCCCTTTTATATTGGTTACTTGCTGCTAATAAGGGATTTTTACAGACTACTAATCTTTCTCCTGGATATTCATCTGATTCAATTTCGACTATGTTTCTTTCATCAAATAGTCCGAGCTGTATTTCTTGTCTTTCAACTAGTTGCTTGATTTGGCTTTTTCTTAATGTAGTTATCCAATCGATACTTTCACTGTTGCTTAATTCTTCTTTGATAACTAGATTAGTGAGCATTCCTTTGTCTCCTACCCACACTACTGAAGAGAGTCTAAATCTATCTCTAACTTTTTCAATTTGTTTTTTGACTGTACTAGCATCATTTGTATTTCCTGGAAACACTTCTACTGCAACAGGACATCCTTGACTGTTACAAATTAAGCCAAATACTATTTGAGTATATCCTCTTTTTTTGTCTCTGCTATATCCATATTTTCCTAAGTTACATGCCTCTCCTTCTAAATAAGTTGAGGTGAGGTCATATAAGACTAGTGAACCTTCTCTTAATTCTTTTGCTGCTAATTTCTCTTCTATTGCTTCTTGAGAGTCTCCCAACCAATCTAAGGCTTCATATAAATCATCTTCTGTTACTTTTTCTAAGTTCAGTATTTTGCCCAAACTACTGTTAGCCGTTTCTCTTCTTAACCCTCGACTCGTGGCTAGCTTGGATTTTGGGTCAATAATTCTGGCGGTAATTAGACTTTTTATAATGGCGTTTCTCTTGTTATTTTCGCTTTCTATTATTGGCTCTAATCCTATCTTTTTAATTGTTCCTAGTATTGCGGCAATATGACCATGTGGTAGACTTCTTTTAACCTTCAATACTGATTCAATATTATCTATAATTTTACCGCCTTTAAGAGCGGCTTTGAGATTGTCAATGACATCATCTGGTAGTTGAGAAAGATTGGCTATGGTTCTTTTGCAAATCTTATCTCCTTCGCGATATGATTCGCGAAGTAATATGGCTGGGGGAGAATTACGATTGGGAACTCTTTCTATATACATGTCTACAATTTTAACATTTTCCTTAAGTCAAAAATCTTAAGAAAATCTTAAATTTACATGGGTACAGTTCTCAGACATTATTAGGCTCAATTCTCTTCTAGAAGCTCTTTTCAGCTCTTTCTTGATTTTTTTTCAGGGGGAAGTTCCGTTAAAAATATATGCAAATAAGCTGCGGACGACAACACCACAGCAGGAATACGCTTGATACCTGTGACACCAGGTAAATGGCTTGAATGGCACTAAACCATCTCCTCTTCATCGGGAAAGAGACTGTTTGCATACTGCAAAGAAAATAAGAATTTTACTTAACTGGTATTTTTCTTACTGATTTACCATATTTAGTCCGGGAGAACCTAATAAATTAGCCTATTAAACTAATTCTATCTTTAATTTTTTTCCTAAAATAGATGTTGCCTTGATAATAGTTTGCAGATTAATAGAGGAGTTTTCAGGATCTAATAAACGATCTAAAGATGAACGGCTAGTATTCATTTTCTTTGCCATATCTGTTTTTGTCCATCCTTTTTTACTTATTTCTTGTTCAATTTGATAAGCAATTACCCTCTTAATAGCAACTGCTTCCACCTCTGTCAATAAACCTTCCTCTGCTAAAAAATCATCAAAATTACTACCTAAATGCTGATTATTCATAATTATTCATCCTTGTAACTTTTTCAATCTTGTTTGGGCTATTTCTAATTCTTGATGGGGTGTTTTTTGCGACTTTTTAATAAAACCATGTAGTAAAATCATTGATTGATCTTGAATGGTAAAGAAAAGGCAATTTTATTATTTAAATTAACTCTTACTTCCCATAAATCACTAGATATTTTTTTGACTAATGGCATTCCTACTGGATAGGAAAATTGTACTGTTTTAATTGCTTCCCCTATCAGTTTTTTTTCTTCTTGAGACAAACTTTTTAACCACTCTCTAACTGGTTCTCGTTTACTTTCGGAACGATAAAAAATAACTGTTAAAATTAAGTTTTGGTCATCCATGATGTTATTGTACCATATTTGGTACTTAATCATTCCGTAATAATATCAAGATTCCCTGACATTATTTTAGAGCGCGATCGACAGCTTAATCCATAAATTAAAAGATTCATTAAAAAAAACTTATCGTATTTCAAAGCTCTGTAATCGACTAATAGCAAAGGCTTTAGATTATACGTGGTAAATATACTTAGTTACTTCACACATCAAATATAATTGACAGCGCATTTTTGGAGTCGCTCTATCCGAGAAAATTTTTATTTAGCATCACCTTTGGTTACTTTTGAAGAAATAGTTAACGCTTGTAAAATAGCAGAAGCCCACGAATTTATCAACGATTTACCACAAAAATACGATGCGGTTTTAGGGGAATTTGGGGCAAATATATCAGGAGGTGAAAGACAACGCATTGCAGTGGCGAGGGCGATTGTCAATAATCCTCCTATTTTAATTTTAGATGAATCCACCGCCAGTTTAGATCCCATTAGTGAAGCTCAATTGCTAGATAAATTATTGAGCTATCGTCAAGATAAAACAACAATTTTAATCAGTCATCGCCCAACGGTAGTACAAAGAGCAGACTATATTATTTATTTGGAATCAGGGAAGATTAAACAACAGGGTAGTTTGGCAGAATTAAGCAAGATAGAGGGCAAACATTTAGATTTTTTAACCTGATGAACGGAGAGAGAGGGATTCGAACCCTCGACACCCTTGCGGGTGTAACGATTTTCGAGACCGTCGCATTCAACCGCTCTGCCATCTCTCCACTATGCTAGCTACCTTAGCTTAGCATAGTTTTTGTTTAAATTTCGTCCCAGCCTGTGACACCAGAGGACATAACGTAACTGGTAACACTAGATTCAAAAAAGTTAGCTTTGGTAAAGGCTTCTTTTTTAGTGTCAGAAAAGCGTTCTAGATGACTATAGGGACTCTTGGTGTACTTTTCTTCAGGATAGAGAGGATTTAAACCAATTGAGCGTAATCTGATATTAGCGAGATACTTAGTATATTGTTCTGTACTTTCTTCTGTGATACCAAGAATATTATTACCCACAATGTGGTTAGTCCAGCGACACTCATGTTTAACCGCTAAATCAAACATTTCGTAAATTTGTTCCCGAGAGTGAGTAAAAGTATTCATCGCTTCGGGGATAATGCGCTGATAGAGTCTGACGTGACTTAATTCGTCTCTGTTGATCATCTTGAAGATATCAGCTGAACCTGGCATCAACATCCGTGAGGCTAAATTATAAAAATAAATAAACCCGTTATAAAAATATAACCCTTCGAGCAAATAATCAGCTAACAAAGAAATGAAGTAATTTTCAGCACTAGGGTTATCCACGTATTGTTGATACAATTTAGCGATGAATTCACAGCGATCGGCTAAAACTTTGTCTTGACGCCAAAAATCATAGACATCACTTCTTCTCTCACTAGGAATAATCGTCTCAATAATATATTGGTAAGACTGATTGTGCATCCCTTCTTGAGAAAGCTGTTCAGCCATACACAGACTGATTTCAGGTGCTGTTATACTATTTTTAAGGTGAGGTATATTGCAGGTTTGGACAGAATCCAAAAAAGTTAGATAAGACAAAATCCCATCGTAGGCGTATCTCTCTTCAGGAGTAAGATTAGTATAATCAGTCACATCCTGGGTAATATCCAGTTTTTGTGGTATCCAAAAATTCTCACGCATTTGTTGATACAAACCGATCGCCCAGGTGTATCTAACATCGTTTAATTGCATTAAATTAGTGGTATTACCGAACCAAATCGAACGATTTTCAATTGCGTCATCCCCTTCTGGATTAAAGATAGGGTTGATGTGCATGGATTTGGTTTTGTCAAGAGTATAGCTCATCAAGTTTAAATTAAATGTAAGGACATTTATATCAAGATAGCAATTTCAAAAATGAAACAAGAACAATCTTTACGCATAATATCTTGATTACCTAGTGCTACATAAATTCTGGCAGCTTTAAATCTAACCTCAATGATCTTACCTATAAATATCGCGTCGGTGTCCAAGAGCAAGGACAACTACTTTTTTGTCTTGATCATTGATCTTATAGATAACCCGATAAACTCCTATCCGAATACGCCAACCTTCTCGTCCTGTTAATTTCAAACATCCTGAAGGTCTGGGGTTTTCGGCGAGTGCCCGAATAGCATCCCGAACTTTTTGATAATCTTCATTCGGGAGAACGCTTAAAGCTTTAGCCGCAGCTTTTTTAATAGTAATATCGTAATTTATGGACGACAATTTTCAATTTCAGCCACTGCTAGCTCAAAAGAAATTTCCTCATCATCTGATGAAACAGCCTGATCATAGGCTCGGATGGCTTCTAGTTCTTCTGATTCTTCTAAGAGTTTTTGATATTCTTCTATATCCAAAAGAATACCTATTCGATTACCTTGTCTATCCGTAATGTACTTTTCTGTTAACTCCATTTTATCATCTGTTTTTTCATTGATTCTTGTCTTGATTGTAACCTAATTATACTGTTGTTGAAGAGTGCAATCCCTTCTTGAGACAACTGTTCAGCGATACAGAGACTAATTTCTCCAAACCGATCGCCCAGGTGTATCTAAGATAGATGTAGTTTTGTCAAGAGTATAGCTCATCAAGTTTAGATAAAATGTAAGGACATTTAGATCAAGATAGCAATTTCAAAAATGAAACAAGAACAATCTTTACGCATAATATCTTTATTACCTAGTGCTACAGAAATTTTGGCAGCCTTAAATCTAACCTCCGCGATGGTGGGACGTAGTCACGAGTGCGATTATCCACCCGAAATTATCGATTTACCGATTTGTACAGGCGCAAAACTCAGTACTAATCAATCTAGTGCTGAAATTGATACAGAAGTCCAAAAATTGTTACAAACAGCTTTAAGTATTTATGAAATCAATATTGAGGTTATTAAACAGTTAAAACCTACTCATATTGTTACTCAGGATCAATGCGATGTTTGTGCGGTTACTTTTGCTGATGTTACTAAAGCAGTAGCTACTTTAGCTGAACCTCAACCCGAAATTATCTCTCTACAACCTCATACCCTTGCTGATGTGTGGGGAGATATTACCCGTGTTGGCACAAAATTAGGTATTGACCCCCAACCTACCTTAAGTAAAATACAACAACGAGTAGAAGAATATCAACAACATAGCCAACGGTTATTAGCAAAACCACGAGTAGCAACCTTAGAATGGCTAGATCCACTGATGGGAAGTGGTAATTGGATACCCGAACTAGTAGAATTAGCAGGAGGAGAGGATATATTCGGTACAAAAGGTAAACCATCGGTGTATTTATCTTGGCAAGACTTACTAACAGCAGATCCTGATGTGATTATTGTCATGTGTTGCGGGTTTGATTTGCAGAGAACAAAAGCAGAAATAACCGCAATCATGGATATTAACCCTAATTGGCAAAAATTACGTGCAGTTAACAGCGATCGCTTGTATATAACCGATGGTAATGCTTATTTCAATCGTCCTGGACCTCGTTTAGTAGAATCGATAGAAATTCTCGCAGAAATACTCCATCCCGATTGGTTTAAGCTAAAACATCGAGAAATAGCCTGGAAACGGTTAAATTAATATTTTTTTAAGGATTTGTAAGTTAAAATACATTGCAATTTGGTTACTCCTGATGCTGAATACGCTAATCTCAAAAGTAAGGGGAAATGATCAATACAATGTTTCCCCAATAGATAACTAAAATCGGCAACTGAACTAAGTAAAGATTTTAGTGAGACTATATTAGGAGTATAGTATGAAAGAAAAAATGGCGATTAATAGCGTTCGTAATGTCGCCCTGGTAGGTCCTTATTCCAGCGGTAAAACTAGTTTACTAGAGAGTTTACTGTTTGTAACGGGAAAAATTAACCGCAAAGGAAGCATTAAAGAAGGAAATACAGTAGGAGATAGTAGTCCTGAAGCTAGAGAACACCAAATGAGTGTAGAGATTTCTTTAGCTAAAACAGAGTATCAAGACATAGATTTACAATTCATAGATTGTCCAGGATCTGTAGAATTTTTGCAAGAAACTTATAACGCTTTAATAGGTGTTGGCGCAGCAGTAGTAGTTTGTGAACCAGTAGTGGAAAAGGTTTTAACCCTTGCACCTTTGTTTAAGTTTCTAGACGATTGGGAAATACCTCACATCGTTTTTATCAATAAGATAGATCGCGCCAACAACCACTATCAAGAAATTTTACAAGCACTCAAAGAAGTATCAAGTCGTCCTCTAGTACCGCTACAATACCCAATTCATCAAGGACGAGATTTAGTAGGTTATATAGACTTAGTTACCGAACAAGCTTATCACTATCATCCAGGAAGTTTAGCTGATCGGGTTTCTTTACCAGAAGAGTTAAGAGCCGAAGAAAAACAAGCTCACGCCCAGATGTTGGAAACTATAGCAGATTTTGATGATCATCTCCTCGAAGAATTGTTAGAAGATATCGAGCCACCTCAACAAGAAGTTAGAGAAGATCTCAAGAAAGAATTAGGCGCAGATCAGATTGTACCTGTTTGTTTTGGTATGGCTGAACAAGATTATGGGGTTCGTCCTCTCTTAGATATTTTGGTCAAAGAAGCTCCCGAACCTGAATTAAGTGCAGCTCGTCGAGGACTGAAAAATCAAAGTAACGATACCATCATTCAAGTTCTTAAAACCTATTATAATCCCCAAGGTGGCAGATTATCGGTAGTGAGAGTGTGGCAAGGAGAACTAACCGAAGGAATGGTGTTAAATGAGCTTCGGGTTGGTAATCTCTATCAATTGCTAGGACAACAAACACAAGGTGTAATCACCGCTCAAACTGGGGAAATAGTCGCGGTTAGTCGCT
The nucleotide sequence above comes from Gloeocapsa sp. DLM2.Bin57. Encoded proteins:
- a CDS encoding Fis family transcriptional regulator, producing the protein MNNQHLGSNFDDFLAEEGLLTEVEAVAIKRVIAYQIEQEISKKGWTKTDMAKKMNTSRSSLDRLLDPENSSINLQTIIKATSILGKKLKIELV
- a CDS encoding cobalamin-binding protein gives rise to the protein MKQEQSLRIISLLPSATEILAALNLTSAMVGRSHECDYPPEIIDLPICTGAKLSTNQSSAEIDTEVQKLLQTALSIYEINIEVIKQLKPTHIVTQDQCDVCAVTFADVTKAVATLAEPQPEIISLQPHTLADVWGDITRVGTKLGIDPQPTLSKIQQRVEEYQQHSQRLLAKPRVATLEWLDPLMGSGNWIPELVELAGGEDIFGTKGKPSVYLSWQDLLTADPDVIIVMCCGFDLQRTKAEITAIMDINPNWQKLRAVNSDRLYITDGNAYFNRPGPRLVESIEILAEILHPDWFKLKHREIAWKRLN
- a CDS encoding ribonucleotide-diphosphate reductase subunit beta, giving the protein MHINPIFNPEGDDAIENRSIWFGNTTNLMQLNDVRYTWAIGLYQQMRENFWIPQKLDITQDVTDYTNLTPEERYAYDGILSYLTFLDSVQTCNIPHLKNSITAPEISLCMAEQLSQEGMHNQSYQYIIETIIPSERRSDVYDFWRQDKVLADRCEFIAKLYQQYVDNPSAENYFISLLADYLLEGLYFYNGFIYFYNLASRMLMPGSADIFKMINRDELSHVRLYQRIIPEAMNTFTHSREQIYEMFDLAVKHECRWTNHIVGNNILGITEESTEQYTKYLANIRLRSIGLNPLYPEEKYTKSPYSHLERFSDTKKEAFTKANFFESSVTSYVMSSGVTGWDEI
- a CDS encoding type II toxin-antitoxin system RelE/ParE family toxin — encoded protein: MNYDITIKKAAAKALSVLPNEDYQKVRDAIRALAENPRPSGCLKLTGREGWRIRIGVYRVIYKINDQDKKVVVLALGHRRDIYR
- a CDS encoding ATP-binding cassette domain-containing protein; this translates as MTAHFWSRSIRENFYLASPLVTFEEIVNACKIAEAHEFINDLPQKYDAVLGEFGANISGGERQRIAVARAIVNNPPILILDESTASLDPISEAQLLDKLLSYRQDKTTILISHRPTVVQRADYIIYLESGKIKQQGSLAELSKIEGKHLDFLT
- a CDS encoding IS1634 family transposase; the protein is MYIERVPNRNSPPAILLRESYREGDKICKRTIANLSQLPDDVIDNLKAALKGGKIIDNIESVLKVKRSLPHGHIAAILGTIKKIGLEPIIESENNKRNAIIKSLITARIIDPKSKLATSRGLRRETANSSLGKILNLEKVTEDDLYEALDWLGDSQEAIEEKLAAKELREGSLVLYDLTSTYLEGEACNLGKYGYSRDKKRGYTQIVFGLICNSQGCPVAVEVFPGNTNDASTVKKQIEKVRDRFRLSSVVWVGDKGMLTNLVIKEELSNSESIDWITTLRKSQIKQLVERQEIQLGLFDERNIVEIESDEYPGERLVVCKNPLLAASNQYKREELIKATAIELDKIVAATQREKRALSGQDKIGLRVGKVINKYKVGKYFELEMTDNSFHYSLKQEIKKADEVMDGLYMIRTSVKAANMSAIETVKAYKKLAKVEQAFRSLKSIDLKVRPIYHYRDHRVKAHIFLCMLSYYVEWYMRQSLTSLLFEEEPEELSLDESRVLKYQASSKTKRKSRTKKNELDEPVHSFRTLLNDLGTICLNTIEVVTIGQSLMFEKITELTDLQQKVIDLLKVTPFCTHVNG
- a CDS encoding elongation factor G produces the protein MKEKMAINSVRNVALVGPYSSGKTSLLESLLFVTGKINRKGSIKEGNTVGDSSPEAREHQMSVEISLAKTEYQDIDLQFIDCPGSVEFLQETYNALIGVGAAVVVCEPVVEKVLTLAPLFKFLDDWEIPHIVFINKIDRANNHYQEILQALKEVSSRPLVPLQYPIHQGRDLVGYIDLVTEQAYHYHPGSLADRVSLPEELRAEEKQAHAQMLETIADFDDHLLEELLEDIEPPQQEVREDLKKELGADQIVPVCFGMAEQDYGVRPLLDILVKEAPEPELSAARRGLKNQSNDTIIQVLKTYYNPQGGRLSVVRVWQGELTEGMVLNELRVGNLYQLLGQQTQGVITAQTGEIVAVSRLEGVKTGDILSNGTVKPKKLTKLEQLKPVYALAIVAENRKDEVKLSAAITKLVEEDPSLDWEQHGDTHEVILWGQGEIHLRVALERLKRKYNLPMQTHLPQIPYKETIRQGKSVHGRYKHQSGGHGAFGDVYLDIKPLSRGQGFNFQETIVGGVVPKQYIPGVEMGVREYLQQGPLGFPVVDVDVTLTNGSYHSVDSSEQAFKQAARIAMSEGLPSCEPILLEPILTVTISAPSEFTSKVLQLITTRRGQILGFEPVANWKGWDQVTGYLPQAEMQNLIIELRSLTLGVGFFHWEYDHLQEVPEKITANVLASNGH